Below is a genomic region from Microscilla marina ATCC 23134.
GGCGGGCTACCCTGGACTGATGTATGGGGCAGTGGTTTTAAATGGGTGCATAATCAAACCAACACCGGGTTTCCAGCCGCATGGCAAAGCCGACAATTTCAGTCTACCCCACAAGGCAAACCGCTCACGCTGGATGCAATGATGGCTCAAGCCCAGGCTTTAAAGTTACCAGGAGAAGTTACCTTAAGCTTGCCAACTTCCAAAAAATCGGTGTTCAGTGTATCTAATAAAACCCATCAGCTTTCAAAAATGGCTAAATACCACTTCGATCGTTACTCAGGTGAGCAACTTCATCGTGCTACCTGGGACGACATTGGGGTGATGATGAAAGCCAGGCTATGGGCAATGGCGTTTCATCAAGGCGAGTTTGGGTTTTGGAACTGGTGGCTGGTCTTTTTCACAGCCATTGGTTTGTTGTTTTTGAGCGTGATGGCCTTGCTGTCTTATGCCAAAAGAAAACGCAAAGGAGAATGGAGCATTCCGGCAGCGCCTACCAATTGGCAAGTAGGTAAAGGAATGGTAGCCCTCATTATATTTTTAGGGATATTTTTTCCTCTATTTGGCCTGAGTGTTATCATTATTTTTATTGCCAATGGTGTGAGCCATCGGGTAATGAAAACCACCAAAACTTTAACATAGCAATGCTGGTTTGTTTCTGTGTTTTTTCATGAAAAAATGCTATCTGTTTTAACAGTTTTGGTAAGTATCAATCAGACGGTTAAGCGGTAGGCCTAATAAATTATAAATGCCAAAAGCGATTTTCCCAAATCAGGGGAAGTCGCTTTTTTAGCTTTAACCCCTGCCTAAAATATGCCTGTTTTTAAGCAGCAAGGAGCCAATTTTACAAAAGAGTTAACCTGTTGTCTATACTGCCAAAAAAACTGAATAAATAATGGGCTCTTTTGATAAAACACTGTACTCCTGGTTGTATTATTAATGAAGCTTTCAAAACCTTCTTTGG
It encodes:
- a CDS encoding PepSY-associated TM helix domain-containing protein: MKKNKLHRWIWRWHFIGGIISLPIVILLSITGAIYLFKGSYERTDQQSLKQVKPQTQKISFDKQWEIARKNWRRVPGGVVLPTHQNQATEFVSGRFSGKSSLFVNPYNGNIQGKWQINQTDMYKVRKLHGELLLGGYGTKVVELVASWMVVLLLTGLYLFWPQERGWRSLFTVRFKASRRILFRDLHAVSGFWFSLLLLLILAGGLPWTDVWGSGFKWVHNQTNTGFPAAWQSRQFQSTPQGKPLTLDAMMAQAQALKLPGEVTLSLPTSKKSVFSVSNKTHQLSKMAKYHFDRYSGEQLHRATWDDIGVMMKARLWAMAFHQGEFGFWNWWLVFFTAIGLLFLSVMALLSYAKRKRKGEWSIPAAPTNWQVGKGMVALIIFLGIFFPLFGLSVIIIFIANGVSHRVMKTTKTLT